The Armatimonadota bacterium genome contains a region encoding:
- the coxB gene encoding cytochrome c oxidase subunit II, protein MNFPYRPEQASNFAMDYDALFFTISALTAIFTLMVMVLCIWLISKYKRGKDADRSNPVHHNTMIELVWSLISLVLGMGIFTWGSKIFIEMRQPPANAMEIFVVGKRWMWHIQHANGIRENNELHVPVGQPVKLTMISQDVIHAFYIPQFRVQYHVVPGRYTMLWFTATKAGKYNLFCSMHCGTQHSEMGGYVYAMERPDWQRWLASGGNRYKPVPETMVAAGEQLYKDFSCSNCHKDVDDMRAPSLNGLFGRKRTFNDGTSMIADQEYIRQSLLNPGLNVVKGYNVTMQPYTFSEEQILAIGEYLRTKGTATSEAAQSVNPAVINTAIPAGNAGGNR, encoded by the coding sequence ATGAACTTCCCTTATCGACCCGAACAGGCATCCAACTTCGCAATGGATTACGATGCCCTCTTCTTTACGATTTCGGCCCTAACCGCAATCTTCACCTTGATGGTGATGGTGCTCTGCATCTGGCTGATCTCTAAGTACAAAAGAGGCAAGGACGCTGACCGCTCGAATCCAGTGCATCACAACACCATGATCGAGCTGGTATGGTCGCTGATCTCGTTGGTCTTGGGTATGGGGATCTTCACCTGGGGCAGCAAGATATTTATCGAAATGCGCCAACCACCTGCTAATGCAATGGAGATCTTTGTGGTTGGTAAGCGATGGATGTGGCACATCCAGCACGCAAACGGTATCCGCGAGAATAACGAACTGCACGTTCCTGTTGGGCAACCGGTCAAGCTCACCATGATCAGCCAAGACGTCATCCACGCTTTCTACATCCCGCAATTCCGGGTTCAATACCACGTTGTTCCTGGTCGGTACACGATGCTCTGGTTCACCGCAACAAAGGCAGGAAAGTACAACCTGTTCTGCAGCATGCACTGCGGTACACAGCACTCAGAAATGGGTGGATACGTTTATGCGATGGAGCGACCTGACTGGCAACGATGGTTGGCCAGTGGCGGAAACCGCTACAAGCCAGTGCCAGAAACGATGGTCGCCGCCGGTGAGCAGTTGTACAAAGACTTCTCTTGTTCAAATTGCCACAAGGATGTCGACGATATGCGCGCTCCTTCGCTTAACGGCTTGTTCGGGCGAAAGCGGACCTTCAACGATGGTACTTCGATGATCGCGGATCAAGAGTACATTCGACAATCATTGCTAAATCCAGGCTTGAACGTGGTCAAGGGATACAACGTGACCATGCAACCTTACACATTTAGCGAAGAACAGATTTTGGCGATCGGGGAATACCTACGCACCAAGGGCACTGCCACCTCTGAGGCTGCCCAAAGCGTGAACCCCGCCGTCATCAACACTGCCATTCCGGCTGGCAACGCCGGAGGAAACCGATGA
- a CDS encoding TetR/AcrR family transcriptional regulator: MHDLDASNHLVEKLQRREQILHQAYEIAGNNGIENLHARTIGKALGVNHAAVHYYFSTRKDLLIALASYAHSRFVGDLERLQAGQQTGRQRLETHIALYEAYAKPTSRFFRVMSSMFVAAAEFDEIKKQLNAMVKDQAEKLERDLTAAKEERAIKSDSVFAHADTLSAFLMGLCYRSQIGGIDDPTAAVDQVFASLFN, encoded by the coding sequence ATGCACGATCTAGACGCGTCTAACCATTTGGTGGAAAAGCTGCAACGACGCGAACAGATATTACATCAAGCCTACGAAATTGCTGGCAATAACGGCATCGAAAACTTGCATGCAAGAACGATTGGAAAGGCACTGGGAGTGAATCACGCCGCGGTGCACTACTATTTCAGCACACGGAAAGACCTCCTGATCGCCTTGGCGAGCTATGCCCACTCTCGGTTTGTGGGAGACCTCGAACGGCTCCAAGCTGGTCAGCAGACAGGCCGGCAGAGACTCGAAACCCATATCGCTCTTTACGAAGCGTATGCCAAGCCAACGAGCCGGTTCTTCCGGGTGATGTCTTCGATGTTCGTCGCTGCGGCGGAGTTCGATGAAATCAAGAAGCAACTCAACGCCATGGTGAAGGATCAAGCGGAAAAGCTTGAGCGCGACCTGACTGCCGCAAAAGAAGAAAGGGCGATAAAGAGCGATAGCGTGTTCGCTCACGCGGACACGCTATCGGCTTTCTTGATGGGACTTTGCTACCGTTCGCAAATCGGTGGGATCGACGATCCAACCGCTGCGGTTGATCAAGTTTTCGCTTCGCTTTTTAATTGA
- a CDS encoding 1-acyl-sn-glycerol-3-phosphate acyltransferase, with protein sequence MDRLHHPAYSHPILWKVILAIGRALMWIFGRQRTIGAMQMPRSGGVLLVANHISDADPVALQCAFDRPIFFMAAEELFQMKRLEPIIRWFGTFPVKRGTPDREALRIAIEHLKMGEVVCVFPEGALSADGELMPLQPGVILISEKTKVPILPVGLINTDGIVPYGSTTPRISRRKVRVNVGQILQASIPKSEVLPAIEASLRTLLSD encoded by the coding sequence GTGGATAGGCTCCACCATCCCGCGTACAGCCATCCGATCCTGTGGAAAGTCATTCTTGCAATTGGACGAGCATTGATGTGGATATTTGGTCGCCAACGGACAATCGGTGCGATGCAAATGCCGCGATCGGGTGGGGTCCTTTTGGTAGCCAATCACATTTCGGATGCAGATCCAGTTGCCTTGCAATGCGCATTTGATCGCCCAATCTTCTTTATGGCCGCCGAAGAGCTCTTCCAGATGAAGAGATTGGAGCCGATTATCCGGTGGTTTGGAACATTCCCAGTAAAACGAGGCACCCCAGACCGAGAAGCACTTAGGATCGCCATCGAACACTTGAAGATGGGAGAAGTGGTGTGCGTTTTCCCGGAGGGTGCGCTTTCTGCCGATGGCGAATTGATGCCGCTTCAACCGGGAGTGATTCTGATTTCTGAGAAGACAAAAGTTCCGATCTTGCCGGTCGGACTGATTAATACCGACGGAATCGTGCCATACGGCTCCACGACGCCGAGGATCTCGCGGCGCAAGGTGCGAGTGAATGTGGGGCAGATTCTGCAAGCCTCGATCCCAAAGTCGGAAGTCTTGCCCGCGATCGAAGCTTCGCTCCGAACGTTACTCAGTGATTAG
- a CDS encoding pre-16S rRNA-processing nuclease YqgF, translating into MSYLEKTVLAIDPGSSKVGMALVRRTAEEEIQLLWRKVCPVDDLEVRLDEVREIANFALVIVGSGTKSKAIVERISRHAPGLGVLVVDEKNTTLAARERYWEYNKRRGWRRILPSSMQEPPEPVDDFVALILAERVLITE; encoded by the coding sequence ATGAGCTATCTAGAGAAGACCGTTCTGGCGATTGATCCCGGCTCAAGTAAAGTCGGGATGGCGCTCGTTAGGCGGACTGCAGAGGAAGAGATTCAGCTCCTTTGGCGCAAGGTCTGCCCAGTCGATGATCTGGAAGTCCGGCTGGATGAAGTCAGGGAAATTGCGAACTTTGCACTCGTGATTGTCGGTAGCGGCACCAAATCCAAAGCGATTGTCGAACGAATCAGTCGTCATGCTCCCGGACTTGGCGTTCTGGTCGTAGACGAAAAGAACACGACTCTCGCCGCCCGCGAGCGCTATTGGGAGTACAACAAGCGACGGGGATGGCGAAGGATTCTGCCGAGCAGTATGCAAGAACCACCAGAGCCCGTGGATGACTTCGTGGCGCTGATCCTTGCCGAACGAGTGCTAATCACTGAGTAA
- a CDS encoding phosphoribosylglycinamide formyltransferase: protein MSARVGILVGKSGRGSNMTALITASMAGLVSAEIVTVVSPSATAPALLRAEELGVPSGSFTNTDQLLQQVSNCDFLCLAGFLSLIPNEVLEAFPNRILNIHPALLPKFGGKGMYGMRVHEAVIHAGEKESGCTVHYVDAEYDHGQRIMQAFCPVLPSDTPQTLAERVLTLEHATYPAALELALRSG from the coding sequence ATGAGCGCGCGCGTGGGAATATTGGTGGGCAAATCAGGCCGTGGGAGCAATATGACTGCACTCATCACTGCATCTATGGCCGGACTTGTTTCTGCAGAAATCGTCACCGTCGTAAGCCCATCTGCAACCGCGCCGGCATTGCTCAGAGCAGAGGAACTTGGCGTACCAAGTGGTTCGTTTACGAACACTGATCAATTACTCCAACAAGTTTCGAATTGCGATTTTCTTTGTTTGGCTGGGTTTCTATCTTTGATCCCCAACGAAGTATTGGAAGCATTTCCAAATCGCATCTTAAACATCCATCCGGCACTCCTTCCCAAATTCGGCGGAAAAGGGATGTACGGAATGAGGGTGCATGAAGCGGTCATTCATGCGGGCGAGAAGGAATCTGGCTGCACGGTTCACTATGTTGATGCCGAATATGACCATGGCCAGCGCATCATGCAGGCGTTCTGTCCGGTGTTGCCGAGCGATACGCCGCAGACTCTGGCAGAACGCGTGCTTACGCTTGAACACGCGACCTATCCCGCCGCTCTGGAGTTGGCGCTAAGAAGTGGATAG
- a CDS encoding SCO family protein, with protein MKFLAAIFLGTLVLANSALAQPSLPKKRGFDETSIGIDQKLGANVPMETKWADQNGKSGELREFINPEKPTLLVPVFFRCTGSCLIVLDGVVQGINALKNDPAWKRFNIVAFSINPKEGPNDAKIRWTEFVKAYRFGDKSVESNSISFLTGDQDSITALTTAIGFRYTYEPEIDRINHAAGVMMLNKNGTINEYFYGTEYPGVMLLKALDRADRNEVAMAAQPVLFGCFMYDPVTGKYKPLVYNLLLAGGILTVMVLGTSIAVMSIHSRRHPLTREEALRSMDKEQN; from the coding sequence ATGAAGTTTCTAGCCGCGATTTTCCTTGGCACCCTGGTGCTGGCGAATTCTGCCTTGGCGCAACCTTCGTTGCCCAAGAAGCGCGGCTTTGATGAGACCTCGATCGGAATCGATCAAAAGCTAGGGGCGAACGTCCCGATGGAAACGAAGTGGGCGGATCAAAACGGGAAAAGTGGTGAACTTCGAGAGTTCATCAACCCTGAAAAGCCGACTCTGCTCGTGCCGGTGTTCTTCCGCTGTACCGGGTCTTGCCTCATCGTTTTGGACGGGGTGGTCCAAGGGATCAATGCCCTCAAGAACGATCCGGCTTGGAAGAGATTCAATATCGTCGCCTTTTCGATCAATCCGAAAGAAGGTCCAAACGACGCTAAGATCAGATGGACGGAGTTCGTTAAGGCGTATCGCTTTGGCGATAAGTCCGTCGAATCGAACTCTATCTCGTTCTTGACCGGTGATCAGGATTCGATCACAGCGCTGACCACAGCCATCGGATTCCGCTATACCTACGAACCCGAAATCGACCGAATCAACCACGCTGCCGGCGTGATGATGCTGAACAAGAACGGCACCATCAACGAGTATTTCTACGGAACCGAATACCCTGGTGTGATGCTCCTGAAAGCGCTTGATCGTGCAGACAGAAACGAGGTGGCGATGGCCGCTCAACCCGTGCTTTTCGGCTGCTTCATGTATGACCCCGTCACGGGCAAATACAAGCCGCTGGTTTACAACTTATTGTTAGCTGGAGGCATCCTCACCGTCATGGTGCTGGGTACCTCGATAGCCGTCATGTCAATCCACAGTCGCCGACATCCTCTGACCAGGGAAGAGGCACTGCGCTCCATGGATAAGGAGCAAAACTAA
- a CDS encoding cbb3-type cytochrome c oxidase subunit I, with protein MIQEATKPQVFSDTEGHAEKNYLNAGHTLASWLLTKDHKRIAVMYLISVSIFFLVGSIAAMMIRLELTSPRGTLMSSETYNKTFTAHGVVMIFLFLIVAIPGVFGNFLIPLMIGARDLAFPRLNLASLYAFWIGGIMATIALLSGGVDTGWTFYTPMSSMYSNGNVTLTLVGAFIIGFSSIFTGVNFIATIHKMRAPGMTWWRMPLYVWSHYSTSVIILLGTPVVAITLLLVVVERVLHIGIFSPELGGDPVLFQHMFWFYSHPAVYIMILPAMGVISEVMSCFSRNKVFGYQMVAMSSMGIAALGFVVWGHHMFIASQSMYQGIVFSLLSFLVAIPSAIKVFNWTLTMYKGSVWLASPMVYALGFIGLFTLGGLTGLYLACVGTDVHLTATYFVVAHFHYVMVGGTLLAFLAALHFWWPKMFGRMYPEAIAKWNAVVVFIGFNVTFLPQFVVGYMGMPRRYHFYYFAPEFQIYHVMSTLGSSVLAFGLIMPAFYLTKSLISGPKAPANPWGAKGLEWEACTSPPDKHNFHGIPVVVGDVYDYNAEEEELRLKGLAPQMVTKDDKVKFI; from the coding sequence ATGATACAAGAAGCAACGAAACCGCAAGTCTTCTCTGATACAGAAGGCCATGCTGAAAAGAACTACCTGAACGCGGGGCATACGCTCGCTTCGTGGCTGCTTACTAAGGACCACAAGCGAATCGCGGTGATGTACCTCATCAGCGTTTCGATCTTCTTCTTGGTAGGTTCGATCGCTGCGATGATGATCCGACTGGAGCTCACGTCCCCTCGCGGGACTCTGATGAGCTCCGAAACCTACAATAAGACATTCACCGCGCACGGCGTCGTGATGATCTTCTTGTTCCTTATCGTTGCGATTCCTGGTGTCTTTGGCAACTTCTTGATTCCGCTGATGATCGGCGCGCGTGACCTAGCCTTCCCGAGGTTGAACCTTGCGAGCTTGTACGCGTTCTGGATCGGCGGCATCATGGCGACCATCGCGCTTCTTTCGGGTGGCGTCGATACTGGCTGGACGTTCTATACACCGATGTCTTCGATGTATTCGAATGGCAATGTCACCTTGACGTTGGTAGGCGCGTTTATTATCGGTTTTAGCTCCATCTTTACCGGGGTGAACTTCATTGCGACCATCCACAAGATGCGTGCGCCCGGCATGACTTGGTGGCGAATGCCGCTCTATGTCTGGTCCCACTATTCCACTTCCGTCATCATCCTCTTGGGAACGCCGGTTGTGGCTATCACACTGCTGCTAGTCGTAGTCGAGCGAGTGCTTCACATCGGAATTTTCAGCCCAGAATTGGGTGGCGACCCGGTGCTCTTCCAGCACATGTTCTGGTTCTACTCGCACCCTGCGGTGTACATCATGATTCTCCCAGCGATGGGTGTGATCAGCGAAGTCATGAGCTGCTTTAGCCGAAACAAGGTATTCGGCTATCAGATGGTGGCCATGTCATCAATGGGTATTGCTGCACTCGGTTTCGTTGTGTGGGGACACCACATGTTCATCGCTTCTCAGTCGATGTATCAAGGCATCGTGTTCTCCTTGCTCAGCTTCTTGGTGGCGATCCCGTCCGCTATTAAGGTGTTCAACTGGACGCTCACAATGTACAAAGGATCGGTGTGGCTTGCCTCGCCGATGGTCTATGCACTCGGATTCATCGGTTTGTTCACCCTCGGTGGACTCACCGGTCTCTACTTGGCCTGCGTCGGAACAGACGTTCACTTGACCGCAACTTACTTCGTGGTGGCGCACTTCCACTACGTCATGGTCGGCGGAACCTTGTTGGCGTTCTTGGCTGCACTTCACTTCTGGTGGCCAAAGATGTTTGGGCGAATGTATCCAGAGGCGATCGCCAAATGGAACGCCGTCGTTGTCTTTATCGGATTTAACGTGACCTTCTTGCCACAATTCGTTGTGGGCTATATGGGAATGCCGCGCCGATACCACTTCTACTACTTTGCGCCGGAGTTCCAGATCTATCACGTCATGAGTACTCTCGGTTCATCCGTTCTGGCGTTCGGTCTGATCATGCCGGCCTTCTACCTCACGAAGTCGCTCATCAGCGGACCAAAGGCACCGGCCAATCCGTGGGGCGCTAAAGGACTTGAATGGGAAGCTTGCACATCGCCTCCAGACAAGCACAACTTCCACGGAATCCCTGTGGTTGTGGGCGATGTCTACGATTACAACGCTGAGGAAGAAGAGCTTCGATTGAAGGGCTTGGCACCACAGATGGTCACAAAGGACGATAAGGTGAAATTCATCTAA
- a CDS encoding cytochrome c oxidase subunit 3: MVYEQYEEIGQQQETYVLGMWAFLVTEVMFFGVLFMAYILYRWKYQPYFFIVHEQLDWKLGGINTMNLLFSSFAMALAVHYAQTKQKTKQILCLLTTIGCAFIFMVIKYKEYSDKIQHHHLPGPSFQWHESGVPAHIAQLFFSLYFAMTGLHGIHVLIGILVIGTLTIMVARDHKAITDYVPTELVGLYWHFVDLVWIFLFPLFYLIPR; this comes from the coding sequence GTGGTTTATGAGCAATACGAAGAAATAGGTCAACAACAAGAGACCTACGTCTTGGGAATGTGGGCGTTCTTGGTGACCGAAGTCATGTTCTTCGGTGTGCTGTTCATGGCGTACATTCTGTACCGATGGAAGTACCAACCTTACTTCTTCATCGTTCACGAGCAGCTCGACTGGAAGCTTGGTGGCATCAACACCATGAACTTGCTGTTCAGCTCGTTCGCGATGGCTCTCGCGGTGCACTATGCGCAAACGAAGCAGAAGACAAAACAAATTCTCTGCTTGCTAACAACTATCGGATGCGCCTTTATCTTCATGGTCATCAAGTACAAGGAGTACAGCGACAAGATTCAGCACCACCACCTTCCTGGACCAAGCTTCCAATGGCATGAATCAGGTGTGCCAGCGCACATCGCTCAGCTGTTCTTCAGCTTGTACTTTGCTATGACTGGATTGCACGGAATCCACGTCCTCATCGGGATTTTGGTTATCGGGACGCTCACCATCATGGTAGCGCGTGACCATAAAGCGATCACGGACTACGTGCCAACCGAACTGGTGGGTCTGTATTGGCACTTCGTCGACCTCGTGTGGATCTTCTTGTTCCCACTGTTCTATCTCATCCCAAGGTAA
- the alr gene encoding alanine racemase, whose translation MEAYPRTWIDIDLSAIGINLAAVRARIGPEKLLSMVVKADGYGHGIVPISRYAETHGADWLCVATAPEAIAIREAGVQCPILILSPILPVESDQAVHYDLRVSIESLEAAKSLSEAGKRLGKTAFAHLEVDTGIARFGCRPEDTVELVRQISQLPNLKLEGLSHHYVDSSTDAAKTIRQADRFGDIVRELDSLSLLPDIVHSSNSAGTMKYPEHSHQMVRVGIVAYGIDLYSLCGGDHQRALTWYARVIALRDVKAGETVGYSSTYVCPADCKIATLGVGYGDGYPRSLSSKGFVRVKEVKCPVVGLVCMDQMMVDVTSVPDIAVGDTAVIVGDGVRIEDLSPLAETNLHEIPTRIGMRVPKRYLNG comes from the coding sequence GTGGAAGCATATCCTCGAACCTGGATCGATATCGATTTAAGTGCGATCGGCATCAATCTCGCGGCCGTACGGGCAAGGATTGGTCCTGAAAAGCTGCTTTCGATGGTGGTGAAGGCGGATGGATACGGCCACGGCATTGTGCCGATTTCTCGCTACGCGGAGACTCACGGCGCCGATTGGCTTTGCGTGGCCACAGCGCCGGAAGCGATTGCGATTCGAGAAGCGGGCGTCCAATGCCCAATCTTGATCCTCTCGCCGATTTTGCCCGTTGAATCCGACCAGGCCGTCCATTACGATTTGCGGGTGAGTATCGAGTCTCTGGAGGCCGCAAAGTCGCTTTCTGAAGCCGGAAAAAGACTCGGAAAGACGGCATTCGCCCACCTGGAAGTAGACACTGGGATTGCGCGCTTTGGATGCCGTCCAGAAGACACCGTTGAACTCGTGCGACAGATTTCCCAACTGCCTAATTTGAAACTTGAGGGCTTGTCGCACCATTACGTCGACAGTTCGACTGACGCCGCCAAGACCATTCGGCAAGCCGACAGATTTGGGGATATCGTTCGCGAGCTAGATAGTTTGTCGCTCCTTCCAGACATCGTTCATAGCAGTAACAGCGCCGGCACGATGAAGTACCCAGAGCATTCTCACCAAATGGTTAGAGTCGGGATTGTTGCCTATGGGATCGATCTGTACAGCCTCTGTGGTGGCGACCACCAACGAGCGTTGACTTGGTATGCGCGGGTGATCGCCCTCCGAGATGTTAAAGCCGGAGAAACAGTGGGATACAGCAGCACCTATGTATGTCCTGCTGATTGCAAGATCGCGACGCTTGGGGTCGGATACGGCGACGGCTATCCTCGGTCGCTCAGTAGCAAAGGATTTGTCCGAGTCAAGGAAGTTAAATGCCCTGTCGTCGGGTTGGTATGCATGGACCAGATGATGGTGGACGTGACGAGTGTCCCCGACATTGCAGTGGGTGATACTGCCGTCATCGTGGGGGACGGGGTAAGAATCGAGGACCTTTCACCCCTTGCAGAGACCAACCTCCACGAGATTCCGACTCGAATCGGGATGCGGGTGCCTAAGCGATATTTGAACGGCTAA
- a CDS encoding M28 family peptidase, with protein sequence MIRALVLAVAALSAPSFQTDPEISARHVKFLSDPKMEGRMTLSPQMFEAANYIADHFKKYGLTPLEKGSFFHDYPVTINVKPSNRNIATFINGRVSHSLALGKEFVPVVGTTSQILFTGPVAYIGEMTSGIRKEEVEGRWVALNRVATASKPETRLAARCLMLSQLGVKGVILVGGPSDGRSELPRFARSNGIPSKLNFSAVAMTKEAFEAHTPFKYGTPDSVQQSDVKFRAITDLVPNAGMGRNVIGMLPGTDPKLKSEFIIIGGHFDHLGYGEVGSRTGTDFIHYGADDNASGTSGVLALAEYFGRTKSNRRTLIFQAYSGEEEGLFGSRAWARDHAELLKSTQAMINMDMIGRLRDGALTVYCVNSAKEFSSILDGAAIDGVRYNKVMSSPGNSDHASFIAAGVPSLFFFTDMHNEYHTENDKFDTLNLDGLARVIEVVSRTIKSIDKIDSRLVFAAGPQPPQGSGNGSSSRRVRVGFIPNMGSEDPRGLVLNGATPGSPAESAGIRSGDILVKFGTVDIKSVEDLQEALSKAEAGKSVVAVIIRDGKTLEVTITPTAPQS encoded by the coding sequence ATGATTCGAGCTCTGGTTCTCGCAGTCGCTGCCCTGTCCGCCCCATCATTCCAAACTGATCCCGAGATTTCGGCCCGTCACGTCAAATTTCTCTCGGACCCGAAGATGGAAGGGCGGATGACTTTGTCGCCGCAGATGTTCGAAGCCGCCAATTACATTGCGGATCACTTCAAGAAATACGGATTGACGCCGCTTGAGAAGGGCTCGTTCTTTCACGACTATCCAGTGACAATCAACGTCAAACCGAGCAACCGAAACATTGCCACGTTTATCAATGGCAGAGTGTCTCATTCGCTCGCGCTAGGCAAGGAATTCGTCCCAGTGGTGGGCACGACCTCACAAATTCTGTTCACCGGCCCTGTCGCGTACATCGGCGAGATGACATCCGGAATTCGGAAGGAAGAGGTCGAAGGGCGATGGGTTGCCCTAAACCGAGTTGCGACAGCTTCCAAACCGGAAACGAGACTCGCCGCACGATGTTTAATGCTCAGCCAGTTGGGCGTCAAGGGAGTCATTTTGGTGGGAGGTCCCTCGGATGGACGGAGTGAACTTCCTAGATTTGCACGCTCGAATGGGATTCCGTCGAAACTAAATTTCTCAGCGGTGGCGATGACCAAGGAAGCTTTCGAAGCCCACACACCGTTCAAATATGGCACTCCCGATTCTGTTCAACAATCCGATGTGAAGTTCCGCGCGATCACCGATCTGGTCCCGAACGCCGGAATGGGCCGCAATGTCATCGGTATGTTGCCTGGCACTGATCCAAAGCTTAAGAGCGAGTTCATCATCATTGGCGGTCATTTCGACCACCTAGGGTACGGTGAAGTCGGTTCCCGTACCGGCACCGATTTCATTCACTATGGCGCCGACGACAATGCCAGTGGAACTTCGGGCGTATTGGCACTCGCCGAGTACTTTGGCAGAACCAAGTCGAACCGCCGTACCCTGATTTTCCAAGCATACAGCGGTGAGGAAGAAGGTCTTTTTGGCTCGCGAGCATGGGCGCGGGACCATGCAGAGTTGCTGAAGTCAACTCAAGCGATGATCAACATGGACATGATTGGTCGGCTTCGTGATGGCGCACTCACCGTGTATTGCGTCAATTCGGCGAAAGAGTTTTCCTCCATTCTGGATGGCGCGGCAATCGATGGCGTGCGATACAACAAGGTGATGAGCAGTCCCGGAAACAGCGACCATGCCAGCTTTATCGCCGCAGGAGTCCCTTCGTTGTTCTTCTTCACAGACATGCACAACGAGTACCACACCGAAAATGACAAGTTCGATACTTTGAATCTCGATGGATTGGCTCGCGTCATTGAGGTCGTGAGTCGCACCATAAAGTCGATTGACAAAATCGACAGCCGGCTAGTCTTCGCCGCCGGGCCACAACCACCGCAAGGCAGCGGGAACGGAAGTTCGAGTCGCCGAGTCCGGGTTGGATTCATTCCAAACATGGGTAGCGAGGATCCCAGAGGACTGGTTCTCAATGGGGCCACTCCAGGCTCTCCCGCCGAGTCAGCCGGAATTCGCTCAGGCGATATTCTGGTGAAGTTTGGGACGGTCGATATAAAGAGCGTCGAAGATTTGCAAGAGGCGTTGAGCAAGGCTGAAGCCGGTAAGTCGGTCGTCGCCGTCATCATTCGTGATGGAAAGACGCTCGAAGTGACGATCACACCAACTGCGCCACAATCATAA